A genomic stretch from Thunnus maccoyii chromosome 19, fThuMac1.1, whole genome shotgun sequence includes:
- the LOC121885929 gene encoding uncharacterized protein LOC121885929 — protein sequence MGAITQLSLGGRHPSPIRGMTWPSEGDDVMNGAGWQHKRKHGSQLKKYSELTTTVCKRKSEPGTSPSNLKQMKLEEIKQVSEGESNIQMGGLVPSITTLIAKLEKTRVLLRFCKLYDVLQDGLKKQFGKMMCDPELVAAAIIHPKFKTSWTSDEDVLKLGLSYIFPATMSLCCGLLTTLQVLLMKMISFLI from the exons ATGGGGGCCATTACCCAGCTGTCCTTGGGTGGGAGACATCCATCTCCCATAAGAGGCATGACATGGCCAAGTGAAGGTGATGATGTTATGAATGGGGCTGGCTGGCAGCACAAG AGGAAGCATGGAAGTCAGCTGAAGAAATATAGTGAACTGACTACAACTGTCTGCAAGAGAAAATCTGAGCCTGGGACATCTCCCTCAAATCTCAAACAGATGAAGCTTGAAGAAATAAAGCAAGTCTCAGAA GGAGAATCCAACATTCAGATGGGAGGGCTGGTCCCTTCAATCACCACCCTCATCGCCAAGCTTGAGAAAACAAGGGTGTTGCTGAGATTCTGCAAGCTTTATGATGTCCTGCAAGATGGTTTGAAGAAACAGTTTGGGAAAATGATGTGTGACCCAGAGCTGGTTGCTGCAGCCATTATTCATCCAAAATTCAAAACATCCTGGACCAGTGATGAAGATGTCCTCAAACtag GCCTCAGTTACATCTTCCCGGCCACGATGAGCCTCTGCTGTGGCCTGCTGACAACTCTTCAAGTGCTTCTGATGAAGATGATTTCATTTCTAATATGA